The following proteins are encoded in a genomic region of Nocardioides sp. cx-173:
- a CDS encoding DNA gyrase/topoisomerase IV subunit A codes for MARRSPQPPLPDDFEEHILDIDVGDEMRSSFLEYAYSVIYSRALPDARDGLKPVQRRILYTMNEMGLRPDRGHVKSARVVGEVMGRLHPHGDGAIYDALVRMTQPFSLRLPTVDGHGNFGSPDDSPAAMRYTECRMAPAAVAMTASIDEDTVDFKPNYDSREMEPSVLPAAIPHLVVNGTTGIAVGMATNCAPHNLVEVVQALRHLITHPKATIDDLMRFIPGPDLPTGGKIVGLDGIRDAYETGRGTFKMRASARVETIGRRKGIVVTELPYGVGTEKVIERIKTLVQGKKLQGISDMKDLTDREHGLRLVIEVKNGFVPEALLEQLYRQTPMEDSFGINNVALVDGQPRTLGLKEMLEVFLQHRYDVVRRRSQFRRNKRADRLHLVDGLLVALLDIDEVIQVIRTSDDTATARERLMSVFDLTVAQTDYILEMQLRRLTRFSRIELEKEQEELRREIEELDAILGDEKLLRKVVGDELAEVAKTYGTPRRTVLLESAGTTVTAASVSLEVPDDPCFALMSASGLLARTSSAEPVGSGGARTNHDVVVSAVATTARGEIGVLTSAGRVLRLGVLDLPAIPASANDPNLQGGLPLSEVLPLGPGERALGLCTLTADGPGLALGTRKGIVKRVNPEVLGKDEWEVIRLEDGDEVVGAVQLRTGAETLCFITTAAQLLHFGADAVRPQGRGGGGIAGVRLAGDEAVAWFGVVDDPEHSVVVTASGSSTALPGTEPGLVKVTPFTEYPAKGRATGGVRCHRFLKGEDTLVFAWAGVAPARAAAASGAPVELPEANGRRDGSGLPGSQPIAACAGPLSARIGVPADSDVEG; via the coding sequence ATGGCACGTCGTAGTCCCCAGCCCCCGCTCCCCGACGACTTCGAGGAGCACATCCTCGACATCGACGTCGGGGACGAGATGCGCTCCTCGTTCCTCGAGTACGCCTACTCCGTCATCTACTCCCGGGCCCTGCCCGACGCGCGCGACGGTCTCAAGCCGGTCCAGCGCCGGATCCTGTACACGATGAACGAGATGGGCCTGCGCCCCGACCGCGGGCACGTCAAGAGCGCCCGTGTGGTCGGCGAGGTGATGGGTCGCCTGCACCCCCACGGCGACGGCGCCATCTACGACGCCCTGGTGCGCATGACCCAGCCGTTCTCGCTGCGCCTGCCCACGGTCGACGGCCACGGCAACTTCGGCTCCCCGGACGACTCCCCCGCGGCCATGCGCTACACCGAGTGCCGCATGGCGCCCGCCGCCGTCGCGATGACCGCCTCCATCGACGAGGACACCGTCGACTTCAAGCCCAACTACGACTCCCGCGAGATGGAGCCGTCGGTCCTGCCGGCCGCGATCCCGCACCTGGTCGTCAACGGCACCACCGGCATCGCCGTCGGCATGGCCACCAACTGCGCCCCGCACAACCTGGTCGAGGTCGTCCAGGCGCTGCGTCACCTGATCACCCACCCCAAGGCCACCATCGACGACCTGATGCGGTTCATCCCCGGTCCCGACCTGCCCACCGGCGGCAAGATCGTCGGTCTCGACGGCATCCGCGACGCCTACGAGACCGGACGGGGCACGTTCAAGATGCGCGCCAGCGCGCGCGTCGAGACCATCGGGCGCCGCAAGGGCATCGTGGTGACCGAGCTGCCCTACGGCGTCGGCACCGAGAAGGTCATCGAGCGGATCAAGACGCTGGTGCAGGGCAAGAAGCTGCAGGGCATCTCCGACATGAAGGACCTCACCGACCGCGAGCACGGGCTGCGCCTGGTGATCGAGGTCAAGAACGGCTTCGTGCCGGAGGCCCTGCTCGAGCAGCTCTACCGCCAGACCCCGATGGAGGACTCCTTCGGCATCAACAACGTCGCGCTCGTCGACGGACAGCCCCGCACGCTGGGGCTCAAGGAGATGCTCGAGGTCTTCCTGCAGCACCGCTACGACGTCGTACGCCGTCGCTCGCAGTTCCGCCGCAACAAGCGCGCCGACCGCCTGCACCTCGTCGACGGCCTGCTGGTCGCGCTGCTCGACATCGACGAGGTCATCCAGGTCATCCGCACCAGCGACGACACCGCCACCGCCCGGGAGCGGCTGATGTCGGTCTTCGACCTGACCGTGGCGCAGACCGACTACATCCTGGAGATGCAGCTGCGCCGGCTCACGCGCTTCAGCCGGATCGAGCTGGAGAAGGAGCAGGAGGAGCTGCGCCGCGAGATCGAGGAGCTCGACGCGATCCTGGGCGACGAGAAGCTGCTGCGCAAGGTCGTCGGCGACGAGCTGGCCGAGGTCGCCAAGACCTACGGCACCCCGCGCCGCACCGTCCTGCTCGAGTCGGCCGGGACGACCGTCACCGCCGCCTCGGTCTCCCTCGAGGTGCCCGACGACCCGTGCTTCGCGCTGATGTCGGCCAGCGGCCTGCTCGCCCGCACCTCGAGCGCCGAGCCGGTCGGCTCCGGCGGCGCGCGCACCAACCACGACGTGGTGGTCTCCGCGGTGGCGACGACGGCCCGCGGGGAGATCGGCGTGCTGACCTCGGCCGGCCGCGTGCTGCGCCTGGGCGTGCTCGACCTGCCCGCCATCCCCGCGTCGGCCAACGACCCCAACCTGCAGGGCGGGCTGCCGCTGAGCGAGGTGCTGCCCCTCGGCCCGGGCGAGCGCGCGCTGGGGCTGTGCACCCTGACCGCCGACGGCCCCGGTCTCGCGCTCGGCACCCGCAAGGGCATCGTCAAGCGGGTCAACCCCGAGGTCCTGGGCAAGGACGAGTGGGAGGTCATCCGCCTCGAGGACGGCGACGAGGTCGTCGGCGCGGTGCAGCTGCGCACCGGAGCCGAAACGCTGTGCTTCATCACCACCGCGGCCCAGCTCCTGCACTTCGGTGCCGACGCCGTCCGGCCCCAGGGGCGCGGCGGCGGCGGGATCGCCGGCGTCCGGCTGGCCGGGGACGAGGCGGTCGCATGGTTCGGCGTCGTCGACGACCCCGAGCACTCGGTCGTGGTCACCGCCTCCGGCTCCTCCACGGCGCTGCCCGGCACCGAGCCGGGGCTGGTGAAGGTCACGCCGTTCACCGAGTACCCCGCCAAGGGCCGCGCCACCGGCGGGGTGCG
- a CDS encoding bifunctional acetate--CoA ligase family protein/GNAT family N-acetyltransferase gives MSAETTEETIVASAPRHWEADVLLRDGRTAHIRPIQPEDADLLVEFYARVSDQSKYYRFFSPMPTLSERDVKRFTRVDHQKRVALVLMLQGQMIAVGRFDVVAPGEAEVAFLVEDRHHGRGIAQLLLEHLAQAGRERGVERFTAEVLPDNHRMIQTFRDAGYRIASEYEEGVLMLEFSIDPTETAIGVMRGREHRAEAASIERFFNPRSVAVIGASRRQDTIGQTLVRNLVTGDFTGRVYVVNQSASAVSGMPAYKSVGEIPDDVDVAIVAVPADAVEDVVLDCAAKGVHGLIVVSSGFAETGDEGRKRQRRLVGLSRSYGLRLIGPNCLGVINTDPAVSVNASLSSVMPARGRAGFFCQSGALGSAILEKVKNRGLGLSTFVSAGNRADVSGNDLLQYWEEDDSTEVVLLYLESIGNPRKFSRIARRVSLRKPIIAVRSGRTTQGVPMGHSVRRIAAPPQAVDAMFRQAGVIQVDTLEEMFDVAQLLAHQPLPRGRRVAVVGNSDALGLLAVDAAVSVGLVVNKSVALGAEATADDFEDALDAAIDDPDIDSVIAVYIPPLNVSGEDVANVLAAVGEQSDKPLVSSFLGAEGVPELLRVPDVAGSTAGRGSVPSYPAVEAAVRALARVVDYAVWLRTPDGSVPDPAEVDLAGARRLVTEALAAHPEGVALETEQTAELLAAYGIDLWECRRVATLSEAQAAGHELGWDVVLKATSHPLRERPDLAHVWRNIDNRDEMLDAWTTLTELVGDPASAGFVVQRNAPPGVPVSIRSIEDPLFGPVVSFGISGPIIELLADKSYRIPPLGVRDAASMVREIKSSPMLFGYRGADVVDVEEIERLISRVAQLQNDLPQVSALELALVLVGTSGASVLTATARVDPVTDPRSDLFVRRMPELPGDTVAS, from the coding sequence GTGAGCGCCGAGACGACCGAGGAGACGATCGTGGCGAGCGCGCCTCGTCACTGGGAGGCCGACGTCCTCCTGCGCGACGGGCGGACCGCGCACATCCGGCCCATCCAGCCGGAGGACGCCGACCTGCTGGTCGAGTTCTACGCGCGGGTCTCGGACCAGTCCAAGTACTACCGCTTCTTCAGCCCGATGCCGACGCTCTCGGAGCGCGACGTGAAGCGCTTCACCCGGGTCGACCACCAGAAGCGGGTGGCCCTGGTGCTCATGCTGCAGGGCCAGATGATCGCGGTGGGACGCTTCGACGTCGTCGCTCCCGGGGAGGCGGAGGTGGCCTTCCTGGTCGAGGACCGCCACCACGGCCGCGGGATCGCCCAGCTCCTCCTCGAGCACCTGGCGCAGGCCGGGCGCGAGCGCGGCGTCGAGCGGTTCACGGCCGAGGTGCTGCCCGACAACCACCGGATGATCCAGACCTTCCGCGACGCCGGCTACCGCATCGCCAGCGAGTACGAGGAGGGGGTCCTGATGCTGGAGTTCTCCATCGACCCCACCGAGACCGCCATCGGGGTCATGCGCGGGCGCGAGCACCGCGCGGAGGCCGCGTCGATCGAGCGGTTCTTCAACCCGCGCTCGGTCGCGGTCATCGGCGCCAGCCGCCGCCAGGACACGATCGGCCAGACGCTGGTGCGCAACCTCGTGACCGGCGACTTCACCGGCCGCGTGTACGTCGTCAACCAGAGCGCCTCGGCGGTCTCCGGGATGCCGGCGTACAAGTCGGTGGGGGAGATCCCCGACGACGTGGACGTCGCGATCGTCGCCGTGCCGGCCGACGCCGTCGAGGACGTCGTCCTGGACTGTGCCGCCAAGGGCGTGCACGGGCTGATCGTCGTGTCCTCGGGCTTCGCGGAGACCGGCGACGAGGGCCGCAAGCGCCAGCGCCGCCTCGTCGGTCTGTCCCGCTCCTACGGGCTGCGCCTGATCGGGCCCAACTGCCTGGGCGTCATCAACACCGACCCGGCGGTGTCGGTCAACGCGTCGCTGTCCTCGGTGATGCCGGCGCGCGGGCGCGCGGGGTTCTTCTGCCAGTCCGGTGCGCTCGGCTCGGCGATCCTGGAGAAGGTGAAGAACCGCGGCCTGGGGCTCTCCACGTTCGTCAGCGCCGGCAACCGCGCCGACGTGTCCGGCAACGACCTGCTGCAGTACTGGGAGGAGGACGACTCCACCGAGGTCGTCCTGCTCTACCTCGAGTCGATCGGAAACCCGCGCAAGTTCTCACGGATCGCCCGGCGGGTCTCGCTGCGCAAGCCGATCATCGCGGTGCGCTCCGGGCGCACCACCCAGGGCGTCCCGATGGGTCACTCGGTACGCCGGATCGCGGCGCCGCCCCAGGCGGTGGACGCGATGTTCCGCCAGGCCGGGGTGATCCAGGTGGACACGCTCGAGGAGATGTTCGACGTCGCCCAGCTGCTGGCCCACCAGCCGCTGCCGCGCGGTCGCCGGGTCGCGGTGGTGGGCAACTCCGACGCGCTCGGGCTGCTGGCCGTCGACGCCGCGGTCTCGGTGGGCCTGGTGGTCAACAAGTCGGTCGCCCTGGGCGCCGAGGCCACCGCCGACGACTTCGAGGACGCCCTCGACGCGGCCATCGACGACCCGGACATCGACTCGGTGATCGCGGTCTACATCCCGCCGCTCAACGTCTCCGGCGAGGACGTCGCCAACGTGCTGGCCGCCGTGGGCGAGCAGTCCGACAAGCCGCTGGTGTCCTCGTTCCTGGGCGCCGAGGGCGTGCCGGAGCTGCTGCGGGTGCCCGACGTGGCCGGCTCCACCGCCGGGCGCGGCTCGGTGCCGTCGTACCCAGCGGTCGAGGCGGCGGTGCGCGCCCTCGCCCGGGTCGTCGACTACGCCGTGTGGCTGCGCACCCCCGACGGGTCCGTGCCCGACCCCGCCGAGGTCGACCTGGCCGGCGCCCGTCGCCTGGTCACCGAGGCGCTCGCCGCGCACCCCGAGGGGGTGGCCCTCGAGACGGAGCAGACCGCCGAGCTGCTGGCGGCCTACGGCATCGACCTGTGGGAGTGCCGCCGGGTCGCCACCCTGAGCGAGGCGCAGGCCGCGGGGCACGAGCTCGGCTGGGACGTCGTGCTCAAGGCCACCTCGCACCCGCTGCGCGAGCGCCCCGACCTCGCGCACGTGTGGCGCAACATCGACAACCGTGACGAGATGCTGGATGCCTGGACCACGCTCACCGAGCTGGTCGGGGACCCGGCGTCGGCCGGCTTCGTGGTGCAGAGGAACGCCCCTCCCGGCGTCCCGGTGTCCATCCGCAGCATCGAGGACCCGCTCTTCGGTCCGGTCGTGTCGTTCGGCATCTCGGGCCCGATCATCGAGCTGCTGGCCGACAAGTCGTACCGGATCCCGCCCCTGGGCGTGCGCGATGCCGCCTCGATGGTGCGCGAGATCAAGAGCTCGCCGATGCTCTTCGGCTACCGCGGCGCCGACGTGGTCGATGTCGAGGAGATCGAGCGGCTGATCTCCCGCGTCGCCCAGCTGCAGAACGACCTGCCGCAGGTCAGCGCGTTGGAGCTGGCCCTGGTCCTGGTCGGCACGTCGGGGGCTAGCGTCCTCACCGCCACCGCGCGGGTGGACCCGGTGACCGACCCGCGCTCGGACCTCTTCGTCCGGCGGATGCCCGAGCTGCCCGGCGACACCGTGGCCAGCTGA
- a CDS encoding DUF5998 family protein, protein MRSTRTEDRDHTLELREAIDRTGYYPEVVADGVEAAVAGEHVVSFYVHHEPTFERDEVRRHQSVIVLTPSRLILAHTDEHAGDDLLPEPYTSTSTEAIALSAVKSVVVTRMTANPTSGPTPPAEAVMTIGWGGVSRIDLEPAGCADPDCDADHGYTGVLASDDFSLRVSAAADGGEAVAGLLSFAESLSARTHAG, encoded by the coding sequence ATGCGCAGCACCCGCACCGAAGACCGCGACCACACCCTGGAGCTCCGCGAGGCCATCGACCGCACGGGCTACTACCCCGAGGTCGTGGCGGACGGCGTCGAGGCGGCGGTCGCGGGGGAGCACGTGGTGTCCTTCTACGTCCACCACGAGCCGACGTTCGAGCGCGACGAGGTACGCCGCCACCAGAGCGTCATCGTGCTGACGCCCTCGCGGCTGATCCTCGCTCACACCGACGAGCACGCCGGCGACGACCTGCTGCCCGAGCCCTACACGTCCACCTCCACCGAGGCGATCGCGCTCTCGGCGGTGAAGTCCGTCGTGGTCACCCGGATGACGGCCAACCCGACCTCGGGCCCGACGCCTCCGGCCGAGGCCGTCATGACCATCGGCTGGGGCGGCGTCAGCCGCATCGACCTGGAGCCGGCCGGCTGCGCGGACCCCGACTGCGACGCCGACCACGGCTACACCGGCGTCCTGGCCTCCGACGACTTCTCGCTGCGCGTCAGCGCCGCCGCCGACGGCGGCGAGGCGGTCGCCGGCCTGCTCTCCTTCGCCGAGTCCCTGTCCGCGCGCACCCACGCCGGGTGA
- a CDS encoding alkaline phosphatase family protein, with the protein MSAFHEPAYGQRSLGDVVPAVAAALGVPHAAEPTGLVLPDAASYVVFLIDGLGARLLERYAHAAPYLSSLLAGQEPATAGVPSTTATSLTSLGTGLGPGAHGLVGFTSRVPGTGRLLNALAWDQDVDPREWQPHQTAFGRLQAAGVPVTTVNKREFRDSGLTVAAHRGSEYVGADKVGERIAAAVAACAVRPSLTYLYDGDLDWTGHRWGVRSSQWLMQLSMIDAEAEQLREALPGHTRLLVLADHGMVDSPTEDRTDVDEHLELRDGVALLGGEARFRHLYCQRGAVDDVVGTWREHLGDRAEVLTRDSAIARGWFGPVAPLVLPRLGDVVVASRGEHAVMSSVDFAYETTLVGLHGSLTEDEMLIPLVVD; encoded by the coding sequence GTGAGCGCGTTCCACGAGCCGGCCTACGGCCAGCGCTCGCTGGGCGACGTCGTCCCGGCCGTGGCGGCCGCGCTCGGCGTGCCGCACGCCGCGGAGCCGACCGGGCTGGTGCTGCCCGACGCCGCGTCGTACGTGGTGTTCCTGATCGACGGCCTCGGCGCCCGCCTGCTCGAGCGCTACGCGCACGCCGCGCCGTACCTCTCGAGCCTGCTGGCCGGCCAGGAGCCGGCGACCGCGGGCGTCCCCTCGACGACGGCCACGAGCCTCACCTCGCTCGGCACCGGCCTCGGTCCCGGGGCGCACGGCCTGGTGGGGTTCACCTCGCGCGTGCCGGGCACCGGTCGCCTGCTCAACGCGCTGGCGTGGGACCAGGACGTCGACCCGCGCGAGTGGCAGCCGCACCAGACGGCGTTCGGGCGGCTGCAGGCGGCCGGCGTGCCGGTCACGACCGTCAACAAGCGCGAGTTCCGCGACAGCGGGCTGACCGTCGCCGCCCACCGGGGCTCGGAGTACGTCGGCGCCGACAAGGTGGGGGAGCGGATCGCCGCGGCGGTCGCGGCCTGCGCGGTGCGGCCGTCGCTGACCTACCTCTACGACGGCGACCTCGACTGGACCGGTCACCGCTGGGGCGTGCGGTCGAGCCAGTGGCTGATGCAGCTGTCGATGATCGACGCCGAGGCCGAGCAGCTGCGGGAGGCGCTGCCCGGCCACACCCGGCTGCTGGTCCTCGCCGACCACGGCATGGTGGACTCGCCGACCGAGGACCGCACCGACGTCGACGAGCACCTCGAGCTGCGCGACGGGGTGGCGCTGCTCGGCGGCGAGGCGCGCTTCCGGCACCTGTACTGCCAGCGCGGCGCCGTGGACGACGTGGTCGGCACCTGGCGCGAGCACCTCGGCGACCGCGCGGAGGTGCTGACCCGCGACAGCGCCATCGCCCGCGGCTGGTTCGGGCCGGTCGCCCCGCTGGTGCTGCCCCGCCTCGGCGACGTCGTCGTCGCCAGCCGGGGCGAGCACGCCGTCATGTCGTCGGTCGACTTCGCCTACGAGACCACGCTGGTCGGCCTGCACGGCTCCCTGACCGAGGACGAGATGCTGATCCCGCTCGTCGTCGACTGA
- a CDS encoding alpha/beta fold hydrolase, whose product MPPTAAPGATIPEVTHHLTDLNGTRLHHVSAGSAGSPILLVHGWPETWWTFHRLIPMLAPAHRVSAVDLRGFGDSGNAEGSYEEAEFVEDLHQLVRHLGVGPVHLLVQDISGGVGFQLAARHPDDVASLVAVETTLAGFGLESLADVNHGGSWHAGMLGAPGIPEMLLPGHEREVLDWAWSVMTVPGVVTEADAAEYERTYTRPNAWRGTAGLYRSLFADAGRTRALAEAAPLTVPVLAVDAVSSPFTEATFRQVRAAGLSTAHLPGVGHLVAQEAPQALADTLLDFTAQVDASRD is encoded by the coding sequence ATGCCCCCCACCGCCGCTCCCGGCGCGACCATCCCCGAGGTGACCCACCACCTCACCGACCTCAACGGGACGCGCCTGCACCACGTCTCCGCCGGCTCCGCCGGATCGCCGATCCTGCTGGTGCACGGCTGGCCGGAGACCTGGTGGACGTTCCACCGGCTGATCCCGATGCTGGCCCCCGCACACCGCGTGAGCGCCGTCGACCTGCGCGGGTTCGGCGACTCGGGCAACGCCGAGGGGAGCTACGAGGAGGCGGAGTTCGTCGAGGACCTGCACCAGCTCGTGCGGCACCTCGGGGTCGGGCCGGTCCACCTCCTGGTCCAGGACATCAGCGGTGGGGTCGGCTTCCAGCTCGCGGCCCGCCACCCGGACGACGTAGCCAGCCTGGTGGCGGTCGAGACCACCCTGGCCGGCTTCGGGCTCGAGTCGCTCGCCGACGTCAACCACGGGGGATCCTGGCACGCCGGGATGCTCGGGGCGCCGGGCATCCCCGAGATGCTGCTCCCGGGCCACGAGCGTGAGGTCCTCGACTGGGCCTGGTCGGTCATGACCGTCCCCGGCGTCGTGACCGAGGCCGACGCCGCGGAGTACGAGCGGACCTACACCCGCCCGAACGCCTGGCGCGGGACCGCCGGGCTCTACCGGTCGCTGTTCGCCGACGCCGGTCGCACCAGGGCGCTGGCCGAGGCCGCCCCGCTCACCGTGCCGGTCCTGGCCGTCGACGCCGTCAGCAGCCCCTTCACCGAGGCCACGTTCCGGCAGGTCCGCGCGGCCGGGCTCTCCACGGCGCACCTCCCGGGAGTCGGGCACCTGGTCGCCCAGGAGGCACCCCAGGCGCTCGCCGACACCCTGCTCGACTTCACCGCACAGGTGGACGCGAGCCGGGACTGA
- a CDS encoding MarR family winged helix-turn-helix transcriptional regulator gives MSRSGADLALLLLGGFRALADQATEELAARGYEDVRPVHDFALQAILSGADTASELGRRMSVTKQAAAKTLAVLEERGYVVREPDPADRRRLSLHVTERGLAMLREGEAIFDELRARWEAQVGAGTLGEVERALRQLLGTQTVRLDSPGWAAQGLEW, from the coding sequence ATGTCCCGATCCGGCGCCGACCTCGCGCTGCTCCTGCTGGGCGGCTTCCGGGCGCTGGCCGACCAGGCGACCGAGGAGCTGGCGGCCCGGGGCTATGAGGACGTCCGTCCGGTCCACGACTTCGCCCTCCAGGCGATCCTGTCCGGCGCCGACACCGCCTCCGAGCTCGGCCGGCGGATGTCGGTCACCAAGCAGGCGGCGGCCAAGACGCTCGCGGTCCTGGAGGAGCGGGGGTACGTCGTGCGGGAGCCCGACCCGGCCGACCGGCGGCGCCTGAGCCTGCACGTCACCGAGCGCGGCCTGGCCATGCTGCGCGAGGGCGAGGCGATCTTCGACGAGCTCCGCGCGCGGTGGGAGGCCCAGGTCGGCGCCGGCACGCTCGGCGAGGTCGAGCGCGCGCTGCGTCAGCTGCTGGGCACCCAGACCGTCCGCCTCGACTCGCCCGGCTGGGCCGCGCAGGGGCTCGAGTGGTAG
- a CDS encoding thymidine kinase, with protein sequence MAELHFFTGTMDSGKSTLALQTNHNHAVRGRQGRIFSTLDRAGAATLSSRLGLAHEAIEVARDFDFWRYVVDALTQGGRIDYLICDEAQFYTRSQVDQLAKIVDELQIDVFAFGILTDFRTALFEGSARLVELADRMNVLQVETLCWCGKRATHNARTEDGVMVVEGDVIVVGDVEQPEEAVAGEPAEVSYEVLCRQHHRRRLTAARAHAVSLAAEPLPFG encoded by the coding sequence GTGGCGGAACTGCACTTCTTCACCGGGACCATGGACTCGGGCAAGAGCACGTTGGCGCTCCAGACCAACCACAACCACGCGGTACGCGGTCGGCAGGGGCGGATCTTCAGCACCCTGGACCGCGCCGGCGCGGCCACGCTCTCGAGCCGCCTGGGCCTGGCCCACGAGGCCATCGAGGTGGCGCGGGACTTCGACTTCTGGCGCTATGTCGTGGACGCGCTCACCCAGGGCGGCCGGATCGACTACCTGATCTGCGACGAGGCCCAGTTCTACACCCGCTCCCAGGTCGACCAGCTCGCCAAGATCGTCGACGAGCTGCAGATCGACGTCTTCGCGTTCGGGATCCTCACCGACTTCCGCACCGCGTTGTTCGAGGGCAGCGCCCGCCTCGTCGAGCTGGCCGACCGAATGAACGTGCTCCAGGTCGAGACCCTGTGCTGGTGCGGCAAGCGGGCCACCCACAACGCCCGCACCGAGGACGGAGTCATGGTCGTCGAGGGCGACGTCATCGTCGTCGGCGACGTCGAGCAGCCGGAGGAGGCCGTCGCCGGGGAGCCGGCCGAGGTGTCCTACGAGGTCCTGTGCCGCCAGCACCACCGGCGCCGGCTGACGGCCGCCCGCGCGCACGCCGTGAGCCTGGCAGCGGAGCCGCTGCCTTTCGGCTGA
- a CDS encoding VOC family protein, with amino-acid sequence MSTHRVTLSVPTEDRPRAHAFFTALGFATPGEPADDGVPEPLQVAVNDGLHVMLIPTGGFGWVTAGRTTAPRGTVECLVSLAVDSQAAVDALLADVAAAGGEVVSAAVQQPWGYTGTFADPDGHLWEITAPPA; translated from the coding sequence ATGAGCACCCACCGAGTCACCCTGTCCGTGCCCACCGAGGACCGTCCGCGGGCACACGCCTTCTTCACCGCCCTCGGGTTCGCCACCCCGGGCGAGCCCGCCGACGACGGCGTCCCTGAGCCGCTGCAGGTGGCCGTGAACGACGGGCTGCACGTCATGCTCATCCCGACCGGGGGGTTCGGCTGGGTCACGGCAGGCCGTACGACGGCACCGCGCGGCACCGTGGAGTGCCTCGTGAGCCTGGCCGTGGACTCGCAGGCCGCCGTCGACGCCCTCCTCGCGGACGTCGCGGCCGCCGGCGGCGAGGTGGTGAGCGCCGCCGTGCAGCAGCCCTGGGGCTACACCGGGACGTTCGCGGACCCCGATGGGCACCTGTGGGAGATCACCGCCCCGCCCGCGTGA
- a CDS encoding sulfurtransferase — translation MTSPLISTLELQARLGDRPGDLTLLDVRYRLGGPSGPEEYAAGHLPGAVYVDLDTVLASPAGSGGRHPLPDPDAFEAAMRGLGVRDDRPVVVYDDWSAHAAGRAWWLLRFHGHPDVRVLDGGLAAWVADGGEVETGPVSPVPGDFTRSEQPAMAAVAADAVLGVDVLVDARAAERYRGEVEPIDPVAGHIPGAVNVPTSRNLTPDGRFRSPEELRAIYAAVGAVPGADVAAYCGSGVTATHDLIAMEVAGIRAALYPGSWSGWVTDPTRPVERSASR, via the coding sequence ATGACCTCCCCGCTGATCTCGACCTTGGAGCTGCAGGCCCGGCTGGGCGACAGGCCGGGGGACCTGACCCTGCTCGACGTCCGCTACCGCCTGGGCGGGCCCTCCGGCCCCGAGGAGTACGCCGCCGGCCACCTGCCCGGCGCCGTCTACGTCGACCTCGACACCGTCCTCGCTTCGCCGGCGGGCAGCGGCGGGCGGCACCCGCTGCCGGACCCGGACGCCTTCGAGGCGGCGATGCGCGGCCTCGGCGTCCGCGACGACCGACCCGTCGTCGTCTACGACGACTGGTCGGCGCACGCCGCGGGACGGGCCTGGTGGCTGCTGAGGTTCCACGGGCACCCGGACGTGCGGGTGCTCGACGGCGGGCTGGCGGCCTGGGTCGCCGACGGGGGAGAGGTGGAGACCGGCCCGGTGTCGCCGGTCCCCGGCGACTTCACCCGCTCGGAGCAGCCCGCGATGGCGGCGGTGGCCGCCGACGCAGTGCTCGGCGTCGACGTCCTGGTCGACGCCCGGGCGGCCGAGCGCTACCGCGGCGAGGTGGAGCCGATCGACCCGGTCGCCGGGCACATCCCCGGGGCCGTCAACGTCCCGACGTCGCGCAACCTCACCCCGGACGGGCGCTTCCGCAGTCCCGAGGAGTTGCGTGCGATCTACGCCGCGGTCGGCGCAGTCCCGGGCGCCGACGTGGCGGCGTACTGCGGCTCCGGCGTCACCGCCACCCACGACCTGATCGCGATGGAGGTCGCCGGCATCCGCGCCGCCCTCTACCCCGGCAGCTGGAGCGGCTGGGTCACCGACCCCACGCGTCCGGTCGAGCGCTCGGCCTCCCGGTAG